In one window of Caballeronia sp. TF1N1 DNA:
- a CDS encoding accessory factor UbiK family protein has product MKQPNDVFNDLQQKMSELFKNSPAKDVEKNVKAMLSQGFSKLDLVTREEFDTQTQVLVRTRARLEELEKRVAQLEQHQPGGSSSQD; this is encoded by the coding sequence ATGAAGCAGCCCAACGACGTTTTCAATGACCTGCAGCAGAAGATGAGCGAGCTCTTCAAGAATTCGCCTGCTAAAGACGTCGAGAAAAATGTGAAAGCCATGCTTTCGCAGGGCTTCTCGAAGCTCGATCTCGTGACCCGCGAAGAATTCGACACGCAGACTCAGGTGCTCGTGCGTACGCGCGCCCGGCTGGAAGAGCTAGAAAAACGCGTCGCGCAACTGGAGCAGCACCAGCCGGGCGGCTCCTCGTCGCAGGACTGA
- a CDS encoding P-II family nitrogen regulator — protein sequence MKLITAIIKPFKLDEAREALSAIGVSGITVTEVKGFGRQKGHTELYRGAEYVVDFLPKVKIEAAVSDDIVDQAIEAVERAARTGKIGDGKIFVTAIEQVIRIRTGETGADAL from the coding sequence ATGAAGCTCATTACCGCAATCATCAAGCCGTTCAAGCTCGACGAAGCGCGCGAAGCGCTCTCGGCGATCGGCGTCTCGGGCATCACGGTGACCGAGGTAAAAGGCTTCGGCCGCCAGAAAGGTCACACCGAACTTTATCGGGGCGCGGAATACGTCGTCGATTTCCTGCCGAAGGTGAAGATCGAAGCGGCCGTGTCGGACGACATCGTCGATCAGGCGATCGAAGCGGTCGAACGCGCGGCGCGCACGGGAAAAATCGGCGACGGCAAGATCTTCGTCACGGCAATCGAACAGGTCATTCGTATTCGTACCGGTGAGACCGGCGCGGACGCGCTCTAA
- a CDS encoding ammonium transporter, which translates to MRNFLMSLLVAGALVGANVGTALAQDASAPAAASAPAADAASAPASAPASANTAMASSAEGASAAAAASDAAPAAPTEPFSVDSSKISSGDTAWMLTSTALVLFMTVPGLALFYAGMVRKKNVLATVMQSFAICCLVTIIWTVVGYSIAFTPGNSFLGGFSRVFLHGMNYIKGDKATTLTVSHLASTIPESVYFVYQMTFAIITPALITGAFADRMKFSAMLVFMTLWSIIVYSPIAHMVWEPTGWLAGAGVLDFAGGTVVHINAGIAGLMCCLVLGKRVGYGREVMAPHNLVLSLIGASMLWVGWFGFNAGSAVAADGRAGFAMLTTQIATAFAAFGWMFAEWISKGKPSVLGIISGAVAGLVAVTPASGFVGVTGAIVIGIVAGVVCFWSATWLKHKFGYDDSLDAFGVHGVGGIIGALLTGVFAVKDIGGFDGNVIVQAKGVLVTLVYSGVVSFVLLKIIDMVMGLRVTEEEEREGLDVTLHGEHVE; encoded by the coding sequence ATGCGTAACTTTTTGATGTCATTGCTGGTGGCGGGCGCCCTGGTCGGCGCCAATGTCGGCACCGCACTCGCCCAGGACGCGTCCGCTCCGGCCGCTGCCTCGGCACCCGCGGCCGACGCCGCATCGGCGCCTGCAAGCGCACCGGCCAGCGCCAACACGGCGATGGCTTCGTCGGCGGAAGGCGCTTCCGCAGCGGCGGCAGCTTCCGACGCCGCTCCCGCCGCGCCGACCGAACCATTCTCGGTCGATTCGTCGAAGATCAGCTCGGGTGACACCGCGTGGATGCTCACCTCGACCGCACTCGTGCTGTTCATGACGGTTCCGGGCCTCGCGCTGTTCTACGCAGGCATGGTTCGCAAGAAGAACGTGCTGGCAACGGTAATGCAGAGCTTCGCGATCTGCTGTCTCGTCACGATCATCTGGACGGTCGTGGGCTACAGCATCGCGTTCACGCCGGGCAATTCGTTCCTGGGTGGCTTCTCGCGCGTGTTCCTGCACGGCATGAACTACATCAAGGGCGACAAGGCCACGACGCTGACCGTCAGCCATCTGGCATCGACGATTCCGGAATCGGTCTACTTCGTCTACCAGATGACGTTCGCGATCATCACCCCGGCGCTCATCACCGGCGCGTTCGCCGACCGGATGAAGTTTTCCGCGATGCTCGTGTTCATGACGCTGTGGTCGATCATCGTCTACTCGCCGATCGCGCACATGGTCTGGGAACCGACCGGCTGGCTGGCAGGCGCAGGCGTGCTCGACTTCGCGGGCGGCACGGTGGTTCACATCAACGCCGGTATCGCGGGCCTGATGTGCTGTCTGGTGCTTGGCAAGCGCGTCGGCTACGGCCGTGAAGTGATGGCGCCGCACAACCTCGTGCTCTCGCTGATCGGTGCATCGATGCTGTGGGTGGGCTGGTTCGGCTTCAACGCGGGTTCGGCAGTCGCGGCTGACGGCCGTGCCGGCTTCGCCATGCTCACGACGCAGATCGCCACCGCATTCGCCGCCTTCGGCTGGATGTTCGCGGAATGGATTTCGAAGGGTAAGCCTTCGGTGCTCGGCATCATCTCGGGCGCGGTTGCAGGTCTCGTTGCAGTGACGCCGGCTTCGGGCTTCGTGGGCGTGACGGGCGCTATCGTGATCGGCATCGTGGCGGGCGTGGTCTGCTTCTGGTCGGCGACGTGGCTCAAGCACAAGTTCGGTTACGACGATTCGCTCGATGCGTTCGGCGTGCACGGCGTGGGCGGGATCATCGGCGCATTGCTGACTGGCGTGTTCGCGGTGAAGGACATCGGCGGCTTCGATGGCAATGTCATCGTGCAGGCGAAGGGCGTGCTGGTCACGCTGGTCTATAGCGGCGTCGTCAGCTTCGTGCTGCTCAAGATCATTGACATGGTCATGGGCCTGCGCGTGACGGAAGAAGAGGAACGCGAAGGTCTCGACGTCACGCTGCATGGCGAGCACGTCGAATAA
- the gshA gene encoding glutamate--cysteine ligase, whose protein sequence is MVPHLVTALSGPLLDLERKILEATPSIERWFRLEWQEHTPPFYCSVDLRNAGFKLAPVDTNLFPGGFNNLPHEVLPLAVQAAMASIEKICPDAKNLLVIPERHTRNAFYLENVARLATIMRQAGLNVRFGTLDENIHGPVTIPLADGQKVVLEPLERTPRRLGLKNFDPCSILLNNDLSAGIPPVLENLHEQYILPPLHAGWAVRRKSTHFSCYDDVAKKFAKLVEIDPWMVNPYFAHVEGVDYEARTGEEALAEAIDGVIKKIAKKYREYGISEKPYVVIKADAGTYGKGVMTVHDASEVAALTKRERTRMNDAKEGLQVHDVIVQEGVHTFERVENAVAEPVVYMIDRYVVGGFYRVHDSRERDQNLNAPGMHFVPLGFEHTALPDAHAKPGAAPPNRFYMYGVVARLGLLAASVELEKTDPEAIQV, encoded by the coding sequence ATGGTTCCGCACTTAGTTACGGCGTTAAGTGGCCCGCTGCTCGACCTCGAGCGGAAAATTCTCGAGGCTACGCCTTCCATCGAACGGTGGTTCCGTCTCGAATGGCAGGAGCACACGCCGCCGTTTTACTGTTCCGTCGACCTGCGTAACGCCGGTTTCAAGCTCGCGCCCGTCGACACCAATCTCTTTCCCGGCGGCTTCAACAATCTGCCGCACGAAGTGCTTCCGCTTGCCGTGCAGGCGGCGATGGCGTCCATCGAAAAAATTTGTCCAGACGCGAAGAATCTGCTCGTGATTCCGGAGCGGCACACGCGTAACGCGTTTTATCTGGAGAACGTTGCGCGGCTCGCGACCATCATGCGTCAGGCGGGACTCAACGTCCGCTTCGGCACGCTCGACGAAAACATCCACGGGCCCGTGACCATTCCGCTCGCCGATGGCCAAAAGGTCGTGCTCGAACCGCTCGAACGCACGCCGCGCCGTCTCGGCCTGAAAAATTTCGATCCGTGCTCGATCCTGCTCAACAACGATCTTTCCGCCGGCATTCCGCCCGTGCTCGAAAATCTGCACGAGCAATACATCCTGCCGCCGTTGCATGCGGGCTGGGCGGTGCGCCGCAAGTCGACGCACTTCTCCTGCTATGACGATGTCGCGAAAAAGTTCGCGAAGCTCGTCGAGATCGATCCGTGGATGGTGAACCCGTACTTCGCGCACGTCGAAGGCGTGGATTACGAGGCGCGCACGGGCGAGGAAGCGCTGGCCGAGGCAATCGACGGCGTCATCAAGAAGATCGCGAAGAAGTACCGCGAGTACGGCATCAGCGAGAAGCCGTATGTCGTCATCAAGGCCGATGCCGGCACGTACGGCAAGGGCGTGATGACCGTGCACGACGCAAGCGAGGTCGCCGCATTGACCAAGCGCGAGCGCACGCGTATGAACGACGCGAAGGAAGGCCTGCAGGTGCACGATGTGATCGTGCAGGAAGGCGTGCACACATTCGAGCGCGTGGAGAATGCGGTGGCGGAGCCGGTCGTTTATATGATCGACCGGTACGTGGTCGGCGGGTTTTATCGCGTGCACGACTCGCGCGAACGCGACCAGAACCTCAACGCGCCCGGCATGCATTTCGTGCCGCTTGGCTTCGAGCACACCGCGCTGCCGGATGCGCATGCGAAGCCCGGCGCCGCGCCGCCGAACCGCTTTTACATGTATGGCGTGGTGGCCAGGCTTGGGTTGCTGGCGGCATCGGTGGAACTCGAGAAGACCGACCCGGAAGCGATTCAGGTCTGA
- the gshB gene encoding glutathione synthase, translating into MDILFIADPLDRFKIYKDTTYAMMAEAARRGHVLYACEPQHLAWTGTSVDASVRRIAIVGDEANSDRWPWFAAEQAEHLPLTRFGAVLMRKDPPFDLEYVNATWLLEIAERAGARVFNKPQAIRDHSEKLAIAEWPQYVAPTLVTRDAARLRGFHAEHGDVILKPLDGMGGMGVFRVKADGMNLGSIIEMLSEDGARTVMAQKFIPQITDGDKRILVIGGQPVPYSLARIPQGNEVRGNLAAGGLGRAQPLSARDREIAETLGPILEARGLLLAGLDAIGDYLTEVNVTSPTCFREIMDQTGFDVAGMFIDALERAVG; encoded by the coding sequence ATGGACATTCTCTTCATCGCCGATCCGCTCGATCGTTTCAAGATCTATAAAGACACGACCTACGCGATGATGGCCGAAGCCGCGCGGCGCGGTCACGTGTTGTACGCATGCGAGCCGCAGCATCTGGCGTGGACAGGCACGTCGGTCGACGCGAGCGTGCGACGCATTGCAATTGTCGGCGACGAAGCGAACAGCGACCGCTGGCCGTGGTTCGCGGCGGAACAGGCGGAGCATTTGCCGCTCACGCGTTTCGGCGCGGTGCTGATGCGCAAAGACCCGCCGTTCGATCTCGAATATGTCAACGCAACCTGGCTGCTCGAAATCGCGGAACGCGCCGGCGCGCGCGTTTTCAACAAGCCACAAGCCATTCGCGATCATTCGGAGAAGCTGGCTATTGCCGAATGGCCGCAGTACGTGGCGCCCACGCTCGTGACGCGCGATGCGGCTCGCCTGCGCGGCTTTCACGCGGAACATGGCGACGTCATTCTGAAACCGCTCGATGGCATGGGCGGCATGGGCGTGTTCCGCGTGAAAGCGGACGGCATGAACCTCGGGTCCATCATCGAGATGTTGAGCGAGGACGGCGCGCGTACGGTGATGGCGCAGAAGTTCATCCCGCAGATCACGGACGGCGACAAGCGCATTCTGGTGATCGGCGGTCAGCCGGTGCCGTATTCGCTGGCGCGTATTCCCCAGGGCAACGAGGTGCGCGGCAATCTGGCGGCGGGCGGTCTTGGCCGTGCGCAACCGCTGTCGGCGCGCGACCGCGAGATTGCCGAAACGCTCGGGCCAATTCTTGAAGCACGCGGGCTTTTGCTGGCCGGCCTCGATGCCATCGGCGATTACCTGACGGAAGTCAACGTGACGAGCCCGACATGCTTCCGCGAAATCATGGATCAGACAGGCTTCGACGTTGCTGGAATGTTCATCGACGCGCTCGAACGCGCGGTCGGCTGA
- a CDS encoding PTS sugar transporter subunit IIA, whose protein sequence is MAGILIIAHAPFATALRECVAHIYGGLPARIGVVDVTPDCDPVEVRAFARSELDRLREDNGAIVLTDVFGATPANIAASLAETDVRVLAGVNLPMLVRAVCYRATPIDTLTEKILQGGSKGIQELDSSTPLNPCALATKAAGSQDPACSASADLVAAKAASH, encoded by the coding sequence ATGGCTGGCATTCTGATCATCGCGCATGCTCCGTTCGCTACCGCGCTACGCGAGTGTGTCGCGCACATTTACGGCGGCTTGCCCGCACGTATCGGCGTTGTCGACGTAACGCCCGACTGCGATCCCGTCGAAGTCCGCGCGTTTGCGCGCTCGGAACTCGACCGTCTGCGAGAAGACAATGGCGCCATCGTGCTCACCGACGTCTTCGGCGCGACGCCCGCGAACATCGCGGCGAGTCTCGCGGAAACGGACGTGCGCGTGCTCGCAGGCGTCAATTTGCCGATGCTCGTGCGCGCCGTGTGTTATCGCGCGACTCCCATCGACACGCTTACCGAAAAAATTCTGCAAGGCGGCTCGAAAGGCATCCAGGAACTGGATTCCTCCACGCCGCTGAATCCTTGCGCGCTCGCGACGAAGGCTGCCGGTTCGCAAGATCCGGCGTGCTCCGCGAGTGCCGATCTCGTCGCCGCGAAGGCCGCGAGTCACTGA
- a CDS encoding HPr family phosphocarrier protein yields MLQQETTIVNKLGLHARASAKLTQLAGSYQSEIWMSRNGRRINAKSIMGVMMLAAGIGSTVTIETEGADEADAMKAILALIADKFGEGQ; encoded by the coding sequence ATGCTGCAACAGGAAACAACGATCGTAAACAAGCTGGGACTCCACGCGCGGGCATCGGCGAAGCTCACGCAACTAGCCGGCAGCTATCAGTCGGAAATCTGGATGAGCCGTAACGGTCGCCGGATCAACGCCAAGAGCATCATGGGCGTGATGATGCTGGCAGCGGGTATCGGCAGCACGGTGACCATCGAAACCGAAGGCGCCGACGAAGCCGATGCGATGAAAGCGATCCTCGCGCTTATCGCCGACAAGTTCGGGGAAGGGCAGTAA
- the ptsP gene encoding phosphoenolpyruvate--protein phosphotransferase, which translates to MSFTLHGIPVSRGIAIGRAYLIAPAALDVAHYLIDPDQIDAEIARFYAAQAGVLAELETLRNDLAADAPGEMTAFINVHMMILNDAMLVQEVIDLIRTRRYNVEWALTEQLEILSRYFDEIEDEYLRERKADIEQVVERLLKALAGAPTTASMVAHTVASNGHNEMIVVAHDIAPADMLQFKTQAFKGFVTDLGGRTSHTAIVARSLGIPASVGVQQASVLIRQNDLIIVDGDHGIVIVDPAPIVLEEYSYRQSEKVLEQRKLQRLKFSPTQTLCGTKIELCANIELPEDAKVAVEAGAMGVGLFRTEFLFMNHKNQLPEEEEQFEAYKRAIELMNGKPVTIRTIDVGADKPLDSMSAGDGYEVAPNPALGLRAIRWSLSEPQMFMTQLRAILRASAFGPTKILIPMLAHAQEIDQTLDLIREAKRQLDDAGIAYDRQIQVGAMIEIPAAAIAVRLFLSRLDFLSIGTNDLIQYTLAIDRADNAVAHLYDPLHPAVLNLIAFTLREAKRAGVPVSVCGEMAGDPTVTRLLLGLGLTEFSMHPSQLLVVKQEILRSNLKAFDKPVADVLAAYEPDELQAALARLQKI; encoded by the coding sequence GTGTCCTTCACGCTGCATGGAATTCCCGTCTCACGAGGCATCGCCATTGGGCGAGCGTATCTGATCGCGCCTGCGGCGCTCGATGTCGCTCACTATCTTATCGATCCGGACCAGATCGACGCTGAAATCGCGCGGTTTTATGCTGCGCAAGCGGGCGTGCTCGCCGAACTCGAAACGCTTCGCAACGACCTGGCAGCGGACGCGCCTGGCGAAATGACAGCGTTCATCAACGTTCACATGATGATCCTGAACGACGCCATGCTCGTGCAGGAAGTCATCGATCTGATTCGCACGCGGCGCTACAACGTCGAATGGGCGCTCACCGAACAACTCGAAATCCTGAGCCGCTATTTCGACGAAATCGAAGACGAGTATCTGCGCGAACGGAAGGCGGATATCGAGCAAGTGGTGGAACGGCTGCTCAAGGCGCTTGCAGGCGCGCCGACCACTGCATCGATGGTGGCGCATACGGTTGCGAGCAACGGCCACAACGAGATGATCGTCGTGGCGCACGACATCGCGCCGGCCGACATGCTGCAGTTCAAGACGCAAGCATTCAAAGGTTTTGTCACCGATCTCGGCGGCCGCACGTCGCATACGGCGATCGTCGCGCGTAGTCTCGGCATTCCCGCGTCGGTCGGGGTGCAGCAGGCGAGCGTGCTGATTCGTCAGAACGATCTCATCATCGTGGACGGCGATCACGGCATTGTCATCGTCGATCCCGCGCCGATCGTGCTCGAAGAGTATTCGTACCGGCAAAGCGAAAAGGTGCTGGAGCAGCGCAAGCTGCAGCGCCTCAAGTTTTCGCCGACGCAAACCTTATGCGGCACGAAGATCGAGCTGTGCGCGAACATCGAACTTCCCGAGGATGCGAAGGTCGCGGTGGAAGCGGGCGCGATGGGCGTCGGCCTCTTTCGCACCGAGTTTCTCTTCATGAATCATAAGAACCAGTTGCCGGAGGAAGAGGAGCAGTTCGAGGCCTACAAGCGCGCGATCGAACTGATGAACGGCAAGCCGGTGACCATTCGCACGATCGATGTCGGCGCGGACAAGCCACTCGATTCGATGAGCGCCGGCGACGGCTACGAAGTCGCGCCGAACCCGGCGCTCGGGCTGCGCGCCATTCGCTGGAGTCTGTCCGAGCCGCAAATGTTCATGACGCAACTGCGCGCCATCTTGCGCGCGTCCGCGTTCGGTCCGACCAAGATTCTGATTCCAATGCTCGCGCACGCGCAGGAGATCGATCAGACGCTCGATCTGATCCGCGAGGCGAAGCGTCAACTCGACGACGCGGGCATCGCCTACGACCGCCAGATTCAGGTCGGCGCGATGATCGAGATTCCCGCCGCCGCGATCGCCGTGCGGCTCTTCCTGAGCCGGCTGGATTTTCTGTCGATCGGCACCAACGATCTGATTCAATACACGCTCGCCATCGACCGCGCGGATAACGCGGTCGCGCATCTGTACGATCCGCTGCATCCGGCCGTGCTGAATCTGATCGCGTTCACGCTGCGCGAAGCGAAGCGCGCCGGCGTGCCGGTTTCGGTATGCGGTGAGATGGCGGGCGACCCGACGGTCACGCGCTTGTTGCTCGGGCTCGGTCTGACCGAGTTTTCGATGCATCCGAGCCAGTTGCTTGTCGTGAAGCAGGAAATCTTGCGCTCGAATCTCAAGGCATTCGATAAGCCCGTAGCGGACGTGCTCGCGGCTTACGAGCCGGATGAATTGCAAGCAGCGTTGGCGCGGCTTCAGAAGATTTGA
- a CDS encoding molybdopterin-synthase adenylyltransferase MoeB: protein MNDDQLLRYSRHILVDEIGIEAQQRFLDAHAIIVGAGGLGAPAAMYLTAAGIGKLTLVDADTVDLTNLQRQIVHATRSVGEAKVESARATLNALNPDVEIEAVNARADAAWLDANVPGASVVLDCSDNFATRHAINAACVAHGVPLVSGAALRFDGQISTFDFRSEQSPCYACVFPPDQAFEEVACSTMGVFSPTVGIIGAMQAAEALRVIGGFGETLAGRLMMLDSLRMEWNTMKIARQADCVVCGERHARAS from the coding sequence ATGAACGACGACCAACTTCTCCGCTATTCCCGCCATATTCTCGTCGATGAAATCGGCATCGAAGCGCAGCAGCGCTTTCTCGATGCTCACGCGATCATCGTCGGCGCGGGCGGCCTAGGCGCGCCTGCCGCGATGTATCTCACGGCAGCGGGAATTGGCAAGCTGACCCTCGTCGATGCCGATACCGTCGACCTCACGAATCTGCAACGGCAGATCGTGCACGCGACGCGTTCGGTCGGAGAGGCCAAAGTGGAATCCGCGCGCGCGACGCTCAACGCGCTGAATCCGGATGTCGAGATCGAAGCAGTCAACGCGCGTGCCGACGCGGCCTGGCTCGATGCCAACGTGCCGGGCGCGTCGGTCGTGCTGGATTGCAGCGACAACTTCGCCACGCGTCACGCAATCAACGCCGCGTGCGTCGCGCATGGCGTCCCGCTCGTGTCGGGCGCGGCCTTGCGTTTCGACGGGCAGATCAGCACATTCGATTTCCGCTCGGAGCAATCGCCGTGTTATGCGTGCGTGTTTCCGCCGGATCAGGCGTTCGAGGAAGTCGCGTGTTCGACGATGGGCGTGTTCTCGCCGACCGTGGGCATCATTGGCGCAATGCAAGCGGCGGAGGCGCTACGCGTGATCGGCGGCTTCGGCGAAACGCTCGCCGGCCGGCTGATGATGCTGGATTCACTGCGCATGGAGTGGAACACGATGAAGATCGCGCGCCAGGCCGATTGCGTGGTCTGCGGCGAGCGGCATGCGCGTGCTTCGTAA